From Terriglobia bacterium, the proteins below share one genomic window:
- a CDS encoding MFS transporter gives MQIQRLGDEAWSTATGWRWMFAPLAAPSVLFAACLFAFTESPRWLMKTGRREPARPILAIIGGAENAGREIARIEAALRQEQGRWSELSTTG, from the coding sequence CTGCAGATCCAGCGCCTCGGCGATGAGGCCTGGAGCACCGCCACGGGCTGGCGCTGGATGTTCGCACCACTGGCAGCGCCCTCGGTCTTGTTCGCCGCGTGCCTGTTTGCCTTTACCGAGAGTCCCCGCTGGCTTATGAAAACCGGCCGCAGGGAACCGGCCCGGCCGATCCTCGCCATCATCGGCGGGGCGGAGAACGCCGGCAGAGAAATCGCGCGGATTGAAGCGGCGCTGCGCCAGGAACAGGGGCGTTGGAGCGAACTGTCCACGACCGGCTAA